Below is a genomic region from Neovison vison isolate M4711 chromosome 9, ASM_NN_V1, whole genome shotgun sequence.
GAGCAGGTGAGGCCTCTGTGCAGAAGAGGTGGAAGGTCTTCTGGTTCGTCACATGGAGGACTGAGAGGGCTTGAGCCTTCTGCAGCGCCTTGCCATCAAACACCTCCTGGGGGAAGTCAAAGTCGTTTGTGTAGTTGTCACAGGAGCTAGCAGACAGTCTCCTCATTTGTCGCAGGAGCATCAGGGCCCTCCAGTGCAGCAGGCCGTGGTCCTGAGGCAGGTCACATCCCAGAGAGCCGAGGGAGTGGCAGCTGAGCACCACCAGGGCCAGCAAGAAGGAGCAGGGAAGGGCCATAGGGTATCCTGCAGATGCAGTTGGCCTCGCTGGAGTAGGAAAGTTGGGGACCCGTGGCTCTAGCTCCTCTGAACATCTTCTCTTGTGCGTGTGGTTTAAATAGGGGACATAGGAGTTTTCGATTTATGAACGTTTCCCTTACTTTCTActtctctttttgctttcctttctacaCTTTCTCCTGGGTCGTAGAGCATGGGTTTCtcaactgtttctttttcctattgcTGCCTCCTGTCACAGTCTtttgaatatttatgtatttgaactTTCCAACAAAACTTGGTAACATGGATCTACAGTCTATATAGTTATGTATGTATAGCTCTGCTTAATAGATTAGAAAAGAAAGCATTCATTTTACTCTGTTTATTTAGTTCAGTGTTAAGATGGACAAAAATTTCAACTGAGAGCTATATTTTAAGCTACTTATTCTTTACTGGATATCTAAATATGGTGAATgacttctaaattttttcttacttaaatggaaatataaaagtaCAATGCTAATTAAGAATTTGTAGAAAGACATAATAATATCAGTGTCCTTAGATATAGAGAATCATTCCAAATTGCTAAAAGCCAATGaattattcaattatttgttggatgtttgttttttgtgtactGTATTTTAGTATGGCCTCAATTAACTTCTCTTGCGCTAGATACTCATCAAgttattctcaaaatattttttctggggcgcctgggtgactcagtgggttgggccgctgccttcggctcgggtcgtgatctcggggtcctgggatcgagtcccgcatcgggatctctgctcggtagggagcctgcttcctcctctctctctctgcctgcctctctgcctacttgtgatctctctctgtcaaataaataaataaaatcttttaaaaaatatattttttctatttataccaGATAGAATTCTTGATGCAATGAATAAGTTTTGAATAATTAAATGATTATGTAGAATCTATTTGGATTTCATTTCCAAAGTCCACATCAAAACAAGGCTCAAACACCAGCAACGTCCACAAGACTGCCCATGGCATGTTGAAGCCTTGTTCCCAACCCTAACAACTACTTGTTACATTGTTGGAAGCAACTGGACAAGTGTTCCCTCTGGTGGGGGGATGCTGAAATGTGGGAGAGACCCTGCATCTACAGAGCAGGGCAGATGGGGAAAAACTCGGGACCTTCTGCTCACTTTTACTAGGAACGtatctgctcctttttttttttttaaaaaaaaagggggggtatttTTGTTGAAGGTCATGGCTTATAACACTAGCAGAGTCCATTCATTCAAGgaaagtttttgtttgtgtttgtttgtgtttctttgcttGCTCTGGAGGAAAATCTCCCACGAGGGTACAGACTTCTACATACAACACGAGCCTGTGTGCACACCTGGTCACTGTCTAGCCCACCTTGCCCCCTCGCTGGCAGCCTCCCCTGTAAAGACTGTGACGGGCCACAGAACAGCAGCCTCCTGCTCCTAtctcctctctgctcctgccaCTGTGACATCACTGCAGTGGGGACATTCCCTCAGGTCAACAATAGTCaccaggagaaaaggaaacaacaagGATGCTGCTAGGAGAGTTTCGAAAAAACCTGGAAATTTTAAACAACTTGAGTTCTTCTTTGTGGCTTTGTCATTGGAAGTAAAAGGGCCAGAcagaaaccacaaaggaaaaggaagcagcTGTCTGAATGGGCAGGAGAGGCTCCTgaggagggagggtggaggggagctCACAGGAGGTTACTacactgggggagagggaaactcTGTGATTGGAGAGTGAAAGGATGGGATCTCGGAGGGcgtggaggaaggggaaatgtGCTGTACCAGAACATATGGAGTATCCGGACATAGGGACATAGGcacagtgtatatatatatacatattacattatTGTGTAACTAATTACATTCAGTGGATAGGACACCTGTTGtgaaagggtattttttttttcacaacgATATTTTGGAGGATCAGCCCTTTGCAGTCAGTCATATGTAAAAGGCTAAGAGAAGATCACTTTTTTAGGGAAAACATGAGGATATAATCCCCATCTGTTAAACTCTCGCTCAGTGGAAGATACTAGATGCTTTGAAATGTGCCACTTCATAATCACAACAGCTCTAGGACTATTTCCACCTCACTTTACATCTGGGGAAACTGAGCTGCAGAGAGCTCCAATGAGGTTCTCATGATCAGACAAGGAGATGGAAGCAGAATTCCAGATGCAGGGCACAGTCCTGTAGCCCATGTCATAAATTCCTGCCTGAGGTTCCTCTTGGGAAATTCTGAATCTTCCCTTCTGCCACACTTCCTGGAGATCATTCTTCCCCGGTGGCATCCCACCTGCTCTGGCTGCCCCATCGCTGTGCCCTTGACAGGCTCCCCTTCTGCTTCTGGGCCTTAAAAGTTAAAGGTTCTCTAAAGCTGTAGGGCATCCTCTCATTCCACACTCATGTGAGATGGAAGGACGTTCAGCACCATGCCTCGATTTCAAACTATGCAAGACACATTGTGATTTAATGTCTCCAGGACGTGCATTGTTGGAGAGTCCAGACTCACCCCTGCATCTCCAGTGGGAAGTCCGCTGTCCCCTCTTCCTGACTTCCCTCCGTCAGGCTCCTGGTCACAGATCCTCTT
It encodes:
- the LOC122916929 gene encoding interferon alpha-1/2-like — encoded protein: MALPCSFLLALVVLSCHSLGSLGCDLPQDHGLLHWRALMLLRQMRRLSASSCDNYTNDFDFPQEVFDGKALQKAQALSVLHVTNQKTFHLFCTEASPAPWNTTLLEELCSGLSEQLGHLEACPPQEVGVGEPPLVNGDSILRNYFQRISLYLQEKQYSPCAWEMVRAETMKPLYASTALQKELRSKK